Proteins found in one Vallitalea guaymasensis genomic segment:
- a CDS encoding helix-turn-helix transcriptional regulator — protein MQIDRLFQIVYLLLDKKQVTAKELSNILEVSTRTIYRDVETLSIAGIPIYTNKGKGGGISLLDNFIINKSVLSNEEQNKVLIGLELLKATEYENVDDAILKLKSLFNKNNENWIEVDFSYWGSSESEKKKFEDLKDALTLCRSISFKYYNLYGDKTTRVVNPLKLIFKQKDWYLLGYCLMRKDYRMFKIYRMKNLEITNNGFDRDKYNLEDVNLSYQYTAPLITLKILLAPEIKYRAYNEFDSKDIIPREDGNFEITFEALEDEWLYNYIISFGPYIKIIEPSYINDLIKKRLEEILKSYQ, from the coding sequence TTGCAGATTGACAGATTATTTCAGATAGTATATCTACTATTAGATAAAAAACAAGTAACAGCAAAAGAATTATCTAATATATTAGAGGTATCCACAAGAACAATATACAGAGATGTAGAAACTCTGTCTATAGCTGGAATACCCATATATACTAATAAGGGCAAGGGTGGAGGTATAAGTCTCCTTGATAATTTTATTATAAATAAATCAGTTTTATCAAATGAAGAACAGAATAAGGTACTTATAGGTTTGGAATTATTGAAAGCTACTGAATATGAAAATGTTGATGATGCCATTTTAAAACTGAAATCATTGTTTAATAAAAATAATGAAAACTGGATAGAAGTAGATTTCTCTTATTGGGGAAGCTCAGAGTCGGAAAAGAAGAAATTTGAAGATCTAAAAGATGCTTTAACTCTTTGCAGGAGTATCAGCTTCAAATATTATAATCTGTATGGTGATAAAACGACAAGAGTCGTTAACCCTCTAAAACTAATTTTTAAGCAGAAAGATTGGTACTTGTTAGGGTATTGTCTAATGAGAAAAGATTATAGGATGTTCAAGATCTATAGAATGAAAAACCTTGAAATAACCAATAACGGGTTTGATAGAGATAAATATAATTTAGAAGATGTTAATTTATCGTATCAGTACACAGCTCCATTGATTACTTTAAAGATTCTTTTGGCACCTGAGATTAAATATAGAGCTTATAATGAATTTGATTCTAAGGATATTATACCAAGAGAAGATGGTAACTTTGAAATTACTTTTGAAGCATTGGAAGATGAGTGGTTATACAATTATATAATTTCATTTGGTCCATATATAAAAATTATTGAGCCAAGTTATATTAATGATTTAATCAAAAAGAGATTAGAAGAAATTTTGAAGAGTTATCAATAA
- a CDS encoding zinc-dependent alcohol dehydrogenase, with amino-acid sequence MFTIKALYFPEINKVELKNVEKPVLRNSTDVIVKVTTTTICGSDIHIIKGAIPTEPGFVLGHEYVGIIESVGKDVKNFKAGDRVIGPPAPYCGKCEPCKNGYVSHCANGGIHGAGITRGDIPGVHAEYTCVPHADSCLLKVPDNLTDEQVIFVSDIASTGYTGIEHSGLKEGETIVIFGCGPVGMATILTAKLHNPDKIIVVEKSETRLKKALKIGATHAISTDEDVLKNIAEYTNNKGADVVIDAAGLDITINQGIDCLGIGGRMFLVGIPKKPINIQSNNFYKNITFSMGLGDLKNISGLLNQVNEGNLDLTPLISHTMPLDDIESAIDLVQNKPDEVVKVIIKPQL; translated from the coding sequence GTGTTTACTATTAAAGCATTATACTTTCCAGAAATAAATAAAGTTGAATTAAAAAATGTTGAAAAACCTGTATTAAGAAACTCTACTGATGTTATTGTAAAAGTTACTACAACAACAATATGTGGTAGTGATATTCATATCATCAAAGGTGCAATTCCTACAGAACCTGGATTTGTACTAGGTCACGAATATGTAGGGATAATTGAATCAGTGGGAAAAGATGTAAAGAATTTCAAAGCTGGTGACAGAGTTATCGGTCCTCCTGCTCCTTACTGTGGTAAATGCGAACCATGTAAAAACGGATACGTATCTCATTGTGCCAATGGTGGTATTCATGGTGCAGGAATAACTAGAGGCGATATACCTGGCGTTCATGCCGAATATACATGTGTTCCTCATGCTGATTCATGCTTGTTGAAAGTACCTGATAATCTTACTGATGAACAGGTTATCTTTGTATCTGATATCGCTTCTACTGGCTATACAGGTATTGAACATTCTGGTTTAAAAGAAGGTGAAACCATTGTTATATTTGGTTGTGGTCCTGTTGGTATGGCAACAATCCTAACAGCTAAACTTCATAATCCAGATAAAATAATAGTAGTTGAAAAATCCGAAACAAGATTGAAAAAAGCATTAAAAATTGGAGCTACTCACGCCATCAGTACAGATGAGGATGTATTAAAAAATATAGCTGAATACACTAACAACAAAGGGGCTGACGTTGTTATTGATGCAGCAGGATTAGATATTACAATCAATCAAGGTATTGATTGTCTTGGTATTGGTGGCAGAATGTTCCTTGTAGGTATTCCAAAGAAACCTATCAATATTCAATCAAATAATTTTTATAAGAATATTACTTTCAGTATGGGATTGGGTGATCTAAAGAATATAAGCGGGCTTCTTAATCAAGTCAATGAGGGTAATCTTGATTTGACACCTTTAATAAGTCATACAATGCCTTTAGATGATATTGAAAGTGCTATTGATCTAGTTCAAAACAAACCGGACGAAGTAGTTAAGGTTATTATAAAACCTCAACTATAA
- a CDS encoding MptD family putative ECF transporter S component: MSNLSTVSKQKLSIKDLVVTGIFSALFFVMTMIGGIFFAPNPVLTFLLPPAVALLTGPVYLLLIAKVPKHGPILILGILMGLLMFVTGMYWLWSVAYIVLAIVAELISGAGKFNNMKLNIIGFMIFSLNPIGSYMMLWINQNKYIDYLVGKGTEQSYMNTMVETAKDWMLPAMIIGTLLLAFISALLGKRLLKKQFEKAGIVA, encoded by the coding sequence ATGTCTAATTTATCAACTGTTTCAAAACAAAAACTTAGTATTAAAGATTTAGTGGTAACAGGAATTTTTTCAGCACTGTTTTTTGTAATGACAATGATTGGGGGAATATTCTTTGCACCTAATCCAGTGTTGACATTTCTATTACCACCTGCTGTAGCACTTCTTACAGGTCCTGTATACCTTCTACTAATAGCTAAAGTTCCTAAACATGGTCCAATACTTATACTTGGTATTTTAATGGGACTACTGATGTTTGTTACAGGAATGTATTGGTTATGGTCTGTTGCATATATAGTGCTTGCAATTGTAGCAGAACTGATTTCAGGAGCAGGGAAATTCAACAATATGAAACTTAATATTATCGGGTTTATGATTTTTTCTCTCAATCCAATAGGGTCTTATATGATGTTATGGATTAATCAAAACAAGTACATAGATTATCTAGTTGGAAAAGGGACAGAACAAAGTTATATGAATACCATGGTTGAAACAGCTAAAGATTGGATGTTGCCAGCAATGATTATTGGAACATTACTATTAGCATTCATTAGTGCGTTATTAGGAAAGAGATTATTAAAGAAACAATTTGAAAAAGCAGGAATAGTAGCATGA
- a CDS encoding energy-coupling factor transporter transmembrane component T, protein MNMIFGTSTKKQGLVHIDPRTKLFILLVGNLSIFFAGSIKLEVILACFIILLGLVSGAYRLTFKMSAIYFMILIIQMLGSVYIGGTFKVIIVSFCMFIRKIFPCGMLGGIIISTTRVNEFMAAMNRIHMPKTVVIPLTVMLRYFPMVGEDWSFIKDAMKMRNVTPSFRGLITRPLQTIECAYVPLMMSASKVADELSAAAVTRGIENPKIRTCVQTIRFSYTDVICTICFSGLLTIAIMT, encoded by the coding sequence ATGAACATGATATTTGGAACAAGTACAAAAAAACAAGGACTTGTACATATAGATCCAAGAACAAAATTATTTATACTATTAGTTGGTAATTTATCAATTTTTTTTGCAGGCTCCATAAAATTGGAAGTAATCCTTGCATGTTTTATTATTTTGCTTGGATTAGTTAGTGGTGCTTACCGATTAACTTTTAAAATGTCAGCAATTTATTTTATGATATTGATAATACAAATGTTAGGTTCCGTATATATTGGCGGAACCTTTAAGGTGATTATAGTTAGTTTTTGTATGTTCATAAGAAAGATATTTCCATGTGGTATGCTTGGAGGAATAATCATCTCAACAACCAGAGTCAACGAATTCATGGCAGCAATGAATCGTATACATATGCCCAAAACTGTAGTTATTCCCTTAACGGTTATGCTGAGATATTTTCCTATGGTAGGAGAGGATTGGAGTTTTATAAAAGATGCTATGAAAATGAGAAATGTCACACCATCATTTAGAGGATTGATAACTAGACCTCTTCAAACTATAGAATGTGCCTATGTTCCACTTATGATGTCTGCATCCAAAGTTGCAGATGAACTTTCAGCTGCAGCGGTAACAAGAGGAATTGAGAATCCTAAAATCCGTACATGTGTACAGACAATTCGTTTCTCATATACAGATGTTATTTGTACTATTTGTTTTTCAGGGTTGTTGACAATAGCGATTATGACATAA
- a CDS encoding L-2-amino-thiazoline-4-carboxylic acid hydrolase has product MSQTKVYWLVFKGILKKQISKRYSKEFTKDLLKKTKTEYNAMISRAPDIGGKENKLIMNIYAGGIFIACYKAADKAISPEIMGNIILDGLKQSKIVKFVCKGQDQTTQKFKNWVSSVSKWTQENADKYPANWIMREDNSKHDTGTYFEFSRCGLCELCKLENCTELAPYLCETDYVTASFGKSKLIRKSTLAEGASCCDFWYVNK; this is encoded by the coding sequence ATGTCACAAACTAAGGTTTATTGGTTAGTATTTAAGGGGATTTTGAAAAAACAGATATCCAAAAGATATTCTAAAGAATTTACGAAGGATTTGTTGAAAAAAACTAAAACAGAGTACAATGCCATGATTTCAAGAGCTCCTGACATAGGAGGGAAAGAAAATAAGCTAATTATGAATATATATGCAGGAGGAATCTTTATAGCATGTTATAAGGCAGCTGATAAAGCTATCTCACCTGAAATAATGGGTAATATCATATTAGATGGATTAAAGCAATCAAAAATTGTAAAATTTGTATGTAAAGGACAAGATCAAACAACTCAGAAGTTCAAGAATTGGGTTAGCAGCGTATCCAAATGGACGCAAGAAAATGCTGATAAGTATCCCGCAAATTGGATTATGAGGGAAGATAATAGTAAGCATGATACTGGAACATATTTTGAGTTTTCTCGCTGTGGACTTTGTGAATTATGTAAATTAGAAAATTGTACTGAGCTCGCTCCCTATTTGTGTGAAACAGATTATGTAACTGCTAGTTTTGGCAAATCAAAGTTAATAAGAAAATCAACACTAGCAGAGGGAGCTTCTTGTTGTGATTTTTGGTATGTCAATAAGTAA
- the mtnK gene encoding S-methyl-5-thioribose kinase, producing MSRFDKHFKMNEQDAIDYTLEKLDYFDDNAKLNAKEIGDGNINYVFKVWDENTNKSIIIKHADTVLRSSGRALDVNRNKIEAMVLMQQEKLAPNLVPKIYKYDPVMCVLAMEDVSVYHNLRTELLQRKTFPTLAEDITTFLVNTLLPTTDLVMDSGEKKDQVKAYINKDLCKISEDLVFTEPYIDYKGRNIILDENLKFVEEILYNDEDLILEVGKLKNNFMNNAQALVHGDLHSGSIFANETGIKVLDPEFAFYGPIGYDVGNVIGNLFFAWAHAYVDDTDDNDFLDWLSDTIEEIADKFIVKFNKLYKEIVTDEMAKKDYYKKWYLESVLADSAGSAGLEIIRRVVGDSKVADVTTIEDTDKRIKAERLLINIGKEMIMNRENIKNGKGFTDILKKHI from the coding sequence ATGTCTAGATTTGACAAACATTTTAAAATGAACGAGCAAGATGCTATTGATTATACATTAGAGAAACTTGACTATTTTGACGATAATGCTAAGTTAAATGCAAAAGAGATAGGCGATGGTAATATAAATTATGTATTCAAAGTTTGGGATGAGAATACTAATAAATCAATTATCATTAAACATGCTGATACAGTACTTAGATCATCTGGAAGAGCATTAGATGTAAATAGAAACAAAATAGAAGCTATGGTACTGATGCAGCAAGAAAAATTAGCTCCTAACTTAGTTCCTAAAATATATAAATATGATCCTGTCATGTGTGTATTAGCAATGGAAGACGTATCAGTATATCATAATCTTAGAACAGAGTTATTACAAAGAAAAACTTTTCCAACATTAGCAGAAGATATCACAACTTTCTTAGTAAATACTCTATTACCAACTACAGATTTGGTTATGGATTCAGGAGAGAAAAAAGATCAAGTAAAAGCATATATCAATAAAGATTTATGTAAGATATCAGAAGACCTTGTTTTCACAGAACCTTATATTGACTATAAAGGCAGAAATATAATTCTAGATGAAAATCTAAAATTTGTTGAAGAAATCTTATATAATGATGAAGATTTAATCCTTGAAGTAGGCAAATTGAAAAATAATTTCATGAATAATGCTCAAGCCTTAGTTCATGGAGATTTACACTCAGGTTCAATATTCGCTAATGAAACTGGAATCAAAGTATTGGATCCTGAATTTGCTTTCTATGGACCTATAGGTTATGATGTAGGAAATGTAATAGGTAATCTGTTTTTTGCATGGGCACATGCATATGTAGATGATACAGATGATAATGATTTTCTAGACTGGTTATCCGATACAATCGAGGAAATAGCAGATAAATTCATTGTCAAGTTCAATAAACTTTATAAAGAAATTGTAACTGATGAAATGGCTAAAAAAGATTACTATAAAAAATGGTATCTGGAATCAGTATTAGCTGATTCAGCTGGTAGTGCAGGACTTGAAATAATAAGAAGAGTCGTTGGTGATTCAAAAGTTGCAGATGTGACTACTATTGAAGACACTGATAAACGTATCAAAGCAGAAAGATTGTTAATCAATATTGGAAAAGAAATGATTATGAATCGTGAGAATATCAAGAACGGTAAAGGTTTTACTGATATATTAAAAAAACATATTTAA
- a CDS encoding TetR/AcrR family transcriptional regulator, which produces MDNIKKRDAELSRKKILDAAETLFAQKGYHLTTLTEIAELSGLSRTTPSYFFGNKEMLYKKVIEHLIEDEKNYVDKLVIEDKVTVEALKTILARHIDYTFKHPNLTKILVTESLNKNRQEWILSFFPDMISWSHKYLSDAKEMGIIRQDIDINTLWLNAMAMAWLPIITQDTFLKLMDKDFTEQEFIDNHKKQVETLIFESILA; this is translated from the coding sequence ATGGATAATATAAAAAAAAGAGATGCTGAGTTGTCCAGAAAAAAAATACTAGATGCCGCTGAAACACTTTTTGCTCAAAAAGGTTATCATCTAACAACTTTGACAGAGATTGCAGAATTAAGCGGTTTATCACGGACTACCCCCTCTTACTTCTTTGGTAATAAAGAGATGCTGTATAAAAAAGTTATCGAACATCTTATAGAAGATGAAAAAAATTATGTTGATAAATTAGTAATTGAAGATAAAGTAACCGTTGAGGCATTAAAAACTATTCTGGCACGTCACATTGATTATACTTTCAAACATCCTAATCTAACCAAAATCTTAGTTACTGAATCGTTAAATAAAAACAGACAGGAATGGATACTTAGCTTCTTCCCTGACATGATTTCCTGGAGCCATAAATACTTGTCAGATGCAAAAGAAATGGGAATCATAAGGCAAGATATAGATATAAATACCCTATGGTTGAATGCAATGGCAATGGCATGGTTACCTATCATAACTCAAGATACTTTTCTAAAGTTGATGGATAAAGATTTTACTGAACAAGAATTTATTGACAATCACAAAAAACAAGTTGAAACACTTATTTTTGAATCCATACTAGCATAA
- a CDS encoding AraC family transcriptional regulator codes for MGQCYKIDPKIGKGHYWIYAHSNLFAIAIHDFYFYEDYLLECRLPEYLSITYYDSLSGEELNPYKRLNAGCVKGYWSNGEIYKALFHKNIPIRSIGIEITPEYYEDYLKSKYSGEYISPRSAVLSIDEDTSFPEMVLLLHQIRIYKSTGMAARLFFESKVTEAISLLIERSKQMKPKTPKRITKQDLENLETVTSYINDHYAYDLHLEKLSQIACMGTTKLKSNFKEIYKCTITEYIQHRRMSQAEHLLGNTDLNIGQIAGIVGYQSASRFSELFRKSTGLLPSKYRELSLGEKMRLPNKAASI; via the coding sequence ATGGGTCAATGCTATAAGATCGATCCTAAGATTGGAAAAGGTCATTACTGGATATACGCTCATAGCAATCTGTTTGCTATTGCTATTCATGACTTTTACTTCTATGAAGATTATTTATTAGAATGTAGATTACCAGAATATCTAAGTATCACTTATTATGATTCTCTCTCAGGAGAAGAATTGAATCCATATAAACGATTGAATGCAGGCTGCGTAAAAGGATATTGGAGCAACGGTGAAATCTATAAAGCATTATTTCATAAGAATATTCCAATTCGCTCAATTGGTATTGAGATTACACCAGAGTATTATGAGGATTATCTAAAATCCAAATATTCAGGAGAGTACATAAGTCCTCGTTCAGCTGTACTAAGTATAGATGAAGATACCAGCTTTCCTGAAATGGTTTTGTTATTACATCAAATCAGAATTTACAAAAGTACAGGTATGGCAGCAAGATTATTCTTTGAAAGCAAAGTAACTGAGGCTATATCTCTTCTTATTGAGAGATCAAAACAGATGAAACCCAAAACTCCTAAAAGGATTACTAAACAAGACCTTGAAAATCTTGAAACTGTTACTTCCTATATAAATGACCATTACGCCTATGACCTTCACTTGGAAAAGCTATCACAAATAGCCTGTATGGGAACTACTAAACTAAAATCTAATTTTAAAGAGATTTACAAATGTACTATTACGGAATATATACAACATAGACGTATGAGTCAAGCAGAACATTTGTTGGGAAATACAGACCTTAATATAGGTCAGATAGCTGGTATTGTAGGATATCAAAGTGCCAGCCGATTTTCAGAATTATTCAGAAAAAGTACAGGATTACTTCCTAGTAAATATCGAGAATTATCATTAGGAGAAAAGATGAGATTACCAAATAAGGCAGCCTCAATCTGA